The Malus domestica chromosome 13, GDT2T_hap1 genome includes a window with the following:
- the LOC139190568 gene encoding uncharacterized protein, with protein sequence MTRSSQPIHKHIRDFDDDFETTLRRARNQQEPQPSQPAPDLGEDKVEEQEEPMAHVVKENPNMATNNQTIKELPASGLDNAAPLCIQYPMAALGKTDEFELKSSLLHHIPKFHGMSMEDPNKHLKEFEVVCSSMTPVNVDGSILKMKAFPFSLLEKAKDWLYELALGTVTSWESMKRAFLEKFFPTSRVILLRKSISGIQQNQGESFPTYYERFKTLVASCPHHQMKEELFLQYFYEGLLPIERQMLDASAGEALVDKTPMAAKTLIANRALNAQQYEGVGQRDRADRGKRLAEEPEATAETPIHPQDQDLNIRPQETTSAFASWEVEFKALLSSTTRGSGPSAAITDTADSTALTWLQEVLSLSASQVLERKGLDVLGACLNDLGGNGQLSGEAVVRASTALERVRETFSIF encoded by the exons atgactcgaagttctcaacctattcataagcacatccgtgactttgacgacgattttgaaacaactttgagacgagcaaggaatcaacaagaaccccaaccatctcaacctgcaccagatcttggagaagacaaagtagaagagcaagaggagccCATGGCACATGTTGTAAAGGAAAATCCCAACATGGCAACGAACAAtcaaacaatcaaggagcttcctgcttcaggattggacaatgccgctcccctatgcatccaataccccatggctgccctagggaagacggacgagttcgaattgaaatcaagtttgttgcatcacattcctaagttccacgggatgtccatggaagatcctaataaacacttgaaggagtttgaggttgtttgctcgagcatgacccctgtgaacgTTGATGgaagcattctgaaaatgaaggcttttcccttttctctcttagaaaaggctaaagattggttgtatgagctagccctcggaactgtcacatcatgggagagtatgaaacgggcatttttggaaaagtttttcccaacctctcgagtcattctactacgcaaaagcattagtggcattcagcaaaaccaaggtgaatcctttcccacttattatgagcgttttaaaacccttgttgcttcatgtccacatcaccagatgaaggaggagctttttcttcaatatttctacgaagggcttctaccaattgaacgccaaatgctagacgcctcagcgggagaagctttggtggacaaaacacccatggctgctaagaccttaattgctaaccgagcattgaatgctcaacaatatgaaggcgttggtcaaagggacagggccgaccgtggcaaacgacTGGCCGAGGAACCAGAGGCAACAGCGGAAACGCCcattcatcctcaagaccaGGACCTCAACATTCGTCCGCAGGAAACTacttcggccttc GCTTCGTGggaggtcgaattcaaagcTCTTTTGTCCAGCACCACTAGAGGGTCTGGTCCTTCGGCCGCCATAACTGACACTGCTGATTCAACTGCTCTGACTTGGCTGCAAGAGGTATTGTCGCTTTCGGCGTCGCAGGTCCTTGAGCGCAAAGGTCTTGATGTGCTGGGTGCGTGTCTAAATGACCTTGGAGGCAACGGTCAGCTGAGCGGCGAGGCTGTCGTTCGGGCGTCGACCGCCTTGGAGCGGGTTCGAGAAACTTTCAGTATTTTTTAG